DNA sequence from the Acidimicrobiales bacterium genome:
GGAGGGCGTCGCCGTCGCAGCGCGGTCACCACCGCACCGCTGACGACCACGGCGACGCCGAGGAAGGGCAGCGCAGCGAGAACGCCGACCACGAGGCCGGAACCGATCCGGCGGAACGCGTCCCAGCCGCCGCCGAGCGCCTCGGCGAATCCCGGAAGCGGCGCGTCGTCGTCGCCGGGCGCCGCCGGCGGATCGTCGGGCAGGGGAACCAGGGTCGCCACGATCGTCGACAGGGAAACCCGCGACTCGACGGAGCGCAGTTCTCCCCGGAGCTGTTCGAGTTCGGTCTCGCGTGACACGAGCTCCGCCTCGAGCTCGCGTACGTCCGATGTGGTCGTCGCTCCCGCAAGGAACTCGCGGAGCCTTGCCACGCTCACATCCGCCGTGCTGATACGGGACTCGAGGTCCACCACACGTTCGGTGACGTCGCTCGAGTCGACGCTCTGCGACCTGACCTCACCGAGGTCGCCCAGGCGGCCGAGGAGCGACCGGAACCCCTCCGGCGGGACTCTGAGGGTGAGCACCGTCGACGGATGATCGTCGAAGCCCGACTGCTCCGCCGCCACGAAGCCACCCAGTGCCTCAGTCGCCACGGCGGTCCGCTCGCCGGCCGACACGAGGTTCTCGACCTCGACGGTGATGGACCCGGTGAACACGATGCTGCGGCCGACGGTGCCCGGGCCCGACTGCGATGTGAGGGTCGCGTTCTCCGACAGCACGCCCGACGTCGAAGTGCCCGTTGCGACGGCGCCGGACCCGGAGCTGCCGTCGTCGGAGGCGGCCCCGTCATCGGATCCCGCGTCGCCCCCGTCGTCGTAGGGACCCTCGTCGAAGGCGCCCGCGCCGTCTCCCGAAGACGACGTGTCGTCGTCACCGTCGGCGCCGCACGCGGCGAGCACCAGTAAGAGGGCAGCCGCGGCTGCCAGGAATCGCGAACCGTGTCGAATGGCCATCTCTGAACCCCCCGTTGTCGCTGGACGGGGAAGGTACGTCCGGCGAGGGTGTGGAGTTCCGCGGGTCGGTGAACTGTCGCGCTACCGCAACCCGTCCGACATGGCTGTCGCGGATTCGTCATGGACGTCGTCGATGATGCCCACGACGACCGTTCGGATCGGTCCCGACGTCACGCCCAGGATCTGACGGGCGCCCGTCCCCTCGTCGAGCAGGAGGACACGGTCGCCGATTCCCGCGTCGACGACGTCGACGGCGATCAGGTACTCCGCCGAACCCTCGAGCTCACACATGAGCAGGCGCTGCGCGTCGAAGATCTCGTGGTTGATCGTGGAGACCACCGTGCCGATGACGTTCGCGAGCTTCACGGTTCGACGTGTCGACCGGTTCGACGTCCCGCCCGGCCCGTCGGGTCGAGGTCGACGTCGTCGACGATGCCCACGATGGCGTGGTCGACGGGGACGAAGGACGGTTCGAGAGCCTCGGCGGCTTCCCGCGACGCCACGTAATAGACGAGTTCGCCGGGGCCGGACATCCGCACGGCGTCGGCAGCGACCACGCACCGGCCGGCCGGCTCGCGGTTCTTGTCGAGCGGCTGGACGACGAGGAGCTTCACTCCTCGGAGGCCGGGACTCTTCACGGTTGCGACCACGGTGCCGCGTACCCGCCCGAGCAGCATCAGGCGCTGCCCGTCCGCACGACGCGGCGGAACCGCAGGTCTGCGGCGAGGTCGGCCCGCATCTCCGGAGCGAGTTGGGCGATCACGACCGAGTGCAGCACTCTTCCCGGGTCCAGGCGGGAGAGCCCTGCCTCCACCGCCGCCTCCGTCTCCGCGAGCACGCCGCCGAGCATGACATAACCCTTTCCGCCGAGGCCGTCGGCGAGTCGCAGGGTGGCGATCTGGACGTCCGCCGCTTTGACGGCGGCGTCCGCAGCGTCGATGGCGGCCGCCACGCCGGTGCACTCGATGATGCCGACCGCCTCGCCGTCCGCGGTTGCGGCCTGGGAGTCCGTCACAATCGCGGCTGCTACTGCAGCGGCGACGGCGGGAAGGAACACTTCGTCGATCACCACGTTCCCAGCGGTCGCACGGCCGGTCTCGAGAGCGATCTCGACGCTCGCCGTGTCACCGGTGACGGCCAGGAGGTAATGGCCCGGATGAACGGTGCCGCTGTAGATCGCCGAGACGGGAGATGCCTTCACCATCGCGTCGCCGGTGAGCACTCCGATGGCGACGGAATCGAGTTCGAGCAGACCCAGGGCCGGGTCGGCGGTCGTGGCGAGGGCCACGTTCAGACGATCCGCAGTGAACCGACGACCGTCACGCGCCGTATGCGCGAGAAAGTGCGGGGACGCGTCAGCCCTTCACCGGTGGGGCTGGCGATGGAGAACGAGGTGAATCCTTCGCCTCCCTGGCCGAGCCCGGCGAAGTTGGGGCCGTTCGCCACGAGAATCGAACAGTTCATGGCCCTCGCCATCCGGGTGATGGTGTCGACGTTGGTGGAGTGGATCGAGGCGGTGTGGCGGAAGCCGTGCTCGGTCTTCACGGCGAGTTCGATGGCGGCCTCGACATCGTTGACCCGTACGACCGGCATGACCGGCATCATCTGCTCGGTCCAGACGAGGTTGTGTTCCTTCGGCACCTCGGCGACGAGGAGGCGCACATCCGCGTCCACCTGAACGCCGATCTCTGCGAGGATCCGCCCTGCGTCCTTGCCGATCCAGGCCGGGTTGATGGAACCGGGCTTGTTCGGTGGGCCCATCTCCCGGAAGATGACCCGCTCGAGCCGCTTGAGTTCGTGCTCCTTGAGCCTGTAGGCGCCTGCGGCGGTCATCGCCGTCACGAGGCGATCGGCGACGGAGTCGACGACGATCGTCGTCTTCTCGTCGGTGCAGATGATGCCGTTGTCGAAGGAGGCGCCCCGCACGATGTCGTGGCCGGCCTGGTCGACGTCGGCGGTCGTGTCGACGACGGCCGGTGGATTGCCCGGACCGGCGGTGATGGCCTTCTTCGGGGTCCGCAGGGCCTCGCCGACGACGGCCGGACCGCCGGTGACGAGTAGCACCGACACATCGGGGTGGCTCATGAGCTCCCTGGCCGAGTCCAGCGTCGGATTCGGCACGGCGGTCACCAGATCTGGCGGGCCGCCGGCGGCGACGATCGCGCGGTTGAGGATCTGGATGTTCTCGACGGAGACGTTCTTCGCGCTCGGGTGGACGTTGAAGGTGACGGCGTTGCCGGCCGACACCATCGCGATCGTGTTGTTGATGATGGTCGAGGTCGGGTTGGTCGTCGGGGTGATGGACCCGATGACGCCGTAGGGCGCGTACTCGGTGACCATCATCCCGCCGTCGCCGGTGACCGCCTGCGGCTCGAGATCCTCGGGCCCCGGTGTCTTCGTCGTCACGAGGTGGTTCTTGATGACCTTGTCCTCGGCGCGCCCGAGGCCGGTCTCCTCTCGGGCGAGGTACGCGAGTCGCTCACCCTCGCGCAGCATCGCCTCGCGGATCGCCTCGACGATGGTCTTGCGGCTGCCGAGCCCGGACTCGCGGTAGGTCACCGAGGCGCGTTTGGCAGCCGAGACCGCCGCGTCGATCGTGGGATGGATTCCGTCGCCGAGACGTGCGGTGACATCGGCCATCTCCGCGGCGGCGTCGAGGGCCGGCCCGGTGTGTGTGCGCCCTTCGACGGCGGCGACGCGTCCCTTGACCCGCGAGATGATCGCCTGGATCTCGGTGTCGCTCAGCACGGTTCGACCTGAGCCGTCACTTCGACCACACCGTGTCGCCGTCGACCTCCCACGTGTCGACGATCGCCATGATGACGGCGTCGACGGGACGGTCGCGGGTGGCGGCCGTCTGGCGGGCGGAACTTCCCGACGCGTAGAGGACGACCTCGCCGACGCCCGCGCCGACGGAGTCGACGGCTACGACGTAGCCGCCGGTCTCTGTGTCGTCCACGTCGAGTTGGCGCACGAGCAGCAGCGTCGACCCCTCGAGCAACGGCTCCTTACGACTGGCCACCACGGTTCCGGCGACCCTTCCGAGGAGCACGTCAGCCGAGCTCGTTCTGCGCGTCCTGCGCGCGGCCCAGCGGCAGGACCAGGTCGATGTTGAGGTGCGGGCGGGCGATGACGTGGCTGGCGATGACCTCGCCGACCTTCTCCGCGCCGCGTACCCCGGCGTCGATGGCCGCCTTCACGGCCGCGACATCACCCCGGACCACCGCGGTCACGTAGCCCCCGCCGGTCTCGGCGTAGGAGACGAGCTCCACCTTGGCCGCCTTCACCATGGCATCGGCCCCCTCGACCATCGCCGCGAAGCTCCTGCATTCGATCATGCCGAGCGCATCAGCCATTCCTGACTCCCTTCTCGTTTCCGAGTCTCATGGACGCCCGACTCAGCCGGGCGTCGTGGATCACTGCGTTCACGGTGTCCGTCCCTCGAGTCCCTCGAGGGCCGCGACGGCGGCCTGCCAGCCGACGTCGATGTCGCGCTCCTCGCCGCCCAGGTACACCCGTCCGACCGCACCGTACGCCCGGACTTCCAGGACGTTGATGTCCGCAGCCTTCTCGGCTTCGTTGGTGGCGAGCGCGATGTAGGCGGCGGGCTCACATTCGAGCGTGTAGAGGGTCTGACCGGGAATGATCATCTGCCCGTGGC
Encoded proteins:
- a CDS encoding EutN/CcmL family microcompartment protein codes for the protein MLLGRVAGTVVASRKEPLLEGSTLLLVRQLDVDDTETGGYVVAVDSVGAGVGEVVLYASGSSARQTAATRDRPVDAVIMAIVDTWEVDGDTVWSK
- a CDS encoding BMC domain-containing protein, with amino-acid sequence MADALGMIECRSFAAMVEGADAMVKAAKVELVSYAETGGGYVTAVVRGDVAAVKAAIDAGVRGAEKVGEVIASHVIARPHLNIDLVLPLGRAQDAQNELG
- a CDS encoding BMC domain-containing protein, which codes for MALATTADPALGLLELDSVAIGVLTGDAMVKASPVSAIYSGTVHPGHYLLAVTGDTASVEIALETGRATAGNVVIDEVFLPAVAAAVAAAIVTDSQAATADGEAVGIIECTGVAAAIDAADAAVKAADVQIATLRLADGLGGKGYVMLGGVLAETEAAVEAGLSRLDPGRVLHSVVIAQLAPEMRADLAADLRFRRVVRTGSA
- a CDS encoding aldehyde dehydrogenase EutE, whose translation is MLSDTEIQAIISRVKGRVAAVEGRTHTGPALDAAAEMADVTARLGDGIHPTIDAAVSAAKRASVTYRESGLGSRKTIVEAIREAMLREGERLAYLAREETGLGRAEDKVIKNHLVTTKTPGPEDLEPQAVTGDGGMMVTEYAPYGVIGSITPTTNPTSTIINNTIAMVSAGNAVTFNVHPSAKNVSVENIQILNRAIVAAGGPPDLVTAVPNPTLDSARELMSHPDVSVLLVTGGPAVVGEALRTPKKAITAGPGNPPAVVDTTADVDQAGHDIVRGASFDNGIICTDEKTTIVVDSVADRLVTAMTAAGAYRLKEHELKRLERVIFREMGPPNKPGSINPAWIGKDAGRILAEIGVQVDADVRLLVAEVPKEHNLVWTEQMMPVMPVVRVNDVEAAIELAVKTEHGFRHTASIHSTNVDTITRMARAMNCSILVANGPNFAGLGQGGEGFTSFSIASPTGEGLTRPRTFSRIRRVTVVGSLRIV
- a CDS encoding DUF4349 domain-containing protein, translated to MAIRHGSRFLAAAAALLLVLAACGADGDDDTSSSGDGAGAFDEGPYDDGGDAGSDDGAASDDGSSGSGAVATGTSTSGVLSENATLTSQSGPGTVGRSIVFTGSITVEVENLVSAGERTAVATEALGGFVAAEQSGFDDHPSTVLTLRVPPEGFRSLLGRLGDLGEVRSQSVDSSDVTERVVDLESRISTADVSVARLREFLAGATTTSDVRELEAELVSRETELEQLRGELRSVESRVSLSTIVATLVPLPDDPPAAPGDDDAPLPGFAEALGGGWDAFRRIGSGLVVGVLAALPFLGVAVVVSGAVVTALRRRRPPTDPPGPVPAARAAVTRP
- a CDS encoding EutN/CcmL family microcompartment protein — translated: MKLANVIGTVVSTINHEIFDAQRLLMCELEGSAEYLIAVDVVDAGIGDRVLLLDEGTGARQILGVTSGPIRTVVVGIIDDVHDESATAMSDGLR
- a CDS encoding EutN/CcmL family microcompartment protein, which gives rise to MLLGRVRGTVVATVKSPGLRGVKLLVVQPLDKNREPAGRCVVAADAVRMSGPGELVYYVASREAAEALEPSFVPVDHAIVGIVDDVDLDPTGRAGRRTGRHVEP